The following coding sequences lie in one Bacteroides helcogenes P 36-108 genomic window:
- a CDS encoding DUF4959 domain-containing protein encodes MKLLFLYAFAGAIELLALTSCQKEDMGPQPVAIEASSLTAESQEGAVKISWKIPEAANYEYIRVTYTHPGTGKKHIRLASVYADHIVIDGLLKRYGPIEFKLMPVTAKGREGEVRTITAESLALPKKTKVISDSKEQMKIDPTRIWASNPQQDNEGLVASLVDDNYNTILHFSWSNPKPFPHYIVMEMPVKTNTLSFFLKNRTNANNNNRPKRMNLWVSETFDGATYNPADFNAHKVAKFEGMPEGSGSEVESPGYILPSAMQYVWFEVLEPHGGELWFSLAEIKLYKYKLEMFDPETGETTVL; translated from the coding sequence ATGAAACTTTTATTTTTGTATGCCTTTGCAGGAGCCATTGAGCTGCTTGCACTTACGAGTTGCCAGAAAGAAGATATGGGCCCACAGCCTGTGGCAATCGAAGCTTCTTCCCTGACTGCCGAGTCGCAGGAGGGGGCCGTCAAAATAAGCTGGAAGATTCCGGAAGCGGCCAATTACGAATACATCCGGGTCACTTATACGCATCCCGGCACGGGCAAGAAGCATATTCGTCTGGCCAGCGTGTATGCCGACCACATTGTCATCGACGGATTGCTGAAACGCTACGGACCTATCGAGTTCAAGCTGATGCCCGTAACCGCCAAGGGACGCGAAGGAGAAGTGCGCACCATAACTGCCGAGTCGCTCGCTCTGCCCAAGAAAACCAAAGTGATTTCCGACTCCAAGGAACAGATGAAGATAGACCCCACCCGGATATGGGCGAGCAACCCGCAGCAGGACAACGAAGGATTGGTGGCCAGCTTGGTAGACGATAACTACAACACGATTCTGCACTTCAGTTGGAGCAATCCCAAGCCTTTTCCGCACTACATCGTGATGGAGATGCCCGTAAAAACCAATACGTTGAGCTTCTTCCTCAAAAACCGTACGAATGCCAACAACAACAATCGCCCGAAAAGAATGAATCTGTGGGTGAGCGAAACTTTCGACGGAGCCACTTACAATCCGGCAGACTTCAATGCGCATAAGGTGGCGAAGTTCGAGGGAATGCCCGAAGGAAGCGGTAGTGAAGTGGAGTCTCCGGGCTACATTCTTCCGTCCGCAATGCAGTATGTATGGTTCGAAGTGCTTGAGCCTCACGGTGGCGAGTTGTGGTTTTCTCTGGCCGAAATCAAGCTGTACAAGTATAAACTCGAAATGTTCGACCCCGAGACGGGAGAAACAACCGTATTGTAA